Genomic segment of Bacteroidota bacterium:
GTCAAACTTTCGCTTGGAATAAATGTTTGCAGACCGGTTCTTATATCTTCAATTGTTATATCACGGAATAAATAAGTAGCAAGTACAGCTGGTAAACAGTTGTTGATATTATGTACAGCCTTGCCTTCATAGGTCAACGGAATTTTCTTTACATCCAATACTCTTATTTTCCATGCTCCTTTCATAATTGTTACAAAACCGTTTTCAAAAACACAACTCAAACCATTTTCTGCTGCATGTTCTTTTATTCTTGGATTGTTTTCATCCATGCTGAACAAAGCGATATTGCATTTCAAGTCATCTTTCATTTTGTAAACCAGGTCATCATCGGCATTCAAGACTGCATAGCCATGTGGAAAAGCTGTTTCAGGAACTACAGCTTTTACTTTTCCCATCGCTTCGAGTGTATGTATACCCCCAAGACCCATATGATCGGCCGCAACATTGGTTACTACTGCAACTTCGCAATTTTGAAAAGCCAGACCTGATTTTAAAATTCCGCCTCTTGCACATTCAAGCACAGCAAAATCAACCGTCGGATCTTTTAAAACAAATTGCGATGAGATAGGCCCGGTACAATCACCTTTCATCATTAGTTGATTTTGTATATAAACTCCGTCTGAAGTCGTATAGCCAACTTTTTTTCCTGCACTCTTTGCAATATGTGCTGTTAATCTTGTGGTAGTTGTTTTTCCATTTGTACCTGTAATTGCGATAATAGGAATTCTTCCAGCACTTCCTTTTGGAAACAGCATGTCAACTACAGGTTCGGCAACATTGCGTGCCAATCCTTCTGACGGTTCTATATGCATACGGAAACCCGGCGCAGCATTTACTTCCAGTATTGCTCCTCCGTTTTCTGAAACAGGAGTTCGCAGATCAGTTGCCATTACATCAATGCCGCAGATATCCAAACCAATAATTTTTGCAATGCGTTCAAACATGAAGATATTAGCAGGATGCACTTCATCTGTTACATCGGTTGATGTGCCACCGGTAGAAAGATTAGCAGTTGGTTTCAGTAATACTCTTTCACCTTTTGCAGGAATAGTTTCTAAAGTAATGTTAGCGTCATCCAGCATTTTTTGAGTAAACTGGTCAATTGTAATTTGAGTCAGCACCTTTTCATGACCATAGCCACGCCGAGGATCTTTATTGATTTCTTCAATAAGCCATTTGATATCATGCTTCCCATCACCCACAACAGATGCAGGTGTACGCAAAGCAGCACAAATAAATTTATAATTGATAACAAGACAACGAAAATCAAACCCTGTAATGAATTTTTCTATTATCACATTGCGGCCATAGACTTTTGCTGCTTCTAATGCTTTTACGGCTTGCTCCCATGTAGTGATGTTAGTCGTGTTTCCTTTTCCATGATTACCATCAATTGGTTTTATCACTAATGGATAACCATATTTTTCAATTGCTTCTTTCAAACCTTCTTCTGTTCTTATTACTGTTCCTCTTGGTACAGGGATCTCCGCTGCTTCAAGCAACTGTTTTGTTTCTTCTTTATCACAAGCAATATCCACAGCAATATTTCCGGTTGTAGATGCAATTGTGGCACGTATACGTTTCTGGTTTACACCATAACCTAACTGTACCAAACTTTGTTTGTTCAATCTTATAAAAGGGATTCCTCTTTTAGCAGCTTCATCTACAATACAACCAGTAGAAGGACCGAGCCTTGTATCTTCACGGATCACCCGCATGTTCTGAATATCTTCGGCAAGGTCATAGTCTTTCCCATCTATCAATGCTTGTGCAATTCTTACTGATGCTTTTGCTGCATACACCCCGGCATCTTCTTCCATATAGCTGAACACTACATAATACACACCTTCTTTTTCACCTTCAGGAGTTCTAGTTCTTCCAAAACCTGTATCCATTCCTGCCAGTGTTTGAATTTCCAATGCGATATGTTCTATCACATGACCCATCCAGGTACCTTCGTCAACACGTTCAAAAAAACCACCGGGTTTACCTACACTGCAGCGATGCTCATATAGAGAAGGCAAGAGTTTTTCCAGCCTTTCCCTGAACCCCGGAATTTTATTAGTCGGCATGTTTTCTTTTTCCTCAAGATCAAGCTTCATCTGGATCAGTTTGTTCCGCCGCACACTCCAGTAATTGGGACCTTTCAGCACTTTTATTTCGAGGATGTTCATACTAATAAAGTTGAGGTTGGAAGGTAGTTTTTTTTAATTAGGTAGCCAACTGGGGTACTACTATTGAGCTTTCGTTGCGTCGCACTCTTGTACAGTACAATTTAACTCAGCAGTTTGGCCACAGAGAACCTCAGAGTTTAGGGAGAGCCACAGAGAAAATCTCTGTGGCTCTCAATTCCTCAGTGGTTCTCTGTGGGCTGAAAAACTTTTCGCTACATTTATACAAACTAACAGTGATGATATCCGACAACCGTAGAAAATTTTTAAAAAAAGCTGGTGCATTTTCAGCCTTATCCATTTTTACTGCACTAACTAAACCGATGTGGGCCAGGAACCTTGATGCAGCATTAAAAAATGCAGAAGGAATTCCACCGGATGATCTTGCTAGTGAAGAAGATTTCTGGTATTATATTCAGCAATCATTTACTATATCTCCTTATTTAATTAACCTGAATAATGGTGGTGTTAGTCCCGCACCTAAAACTGTGCAGGAAGCAATGAAGCGTTATTATGATTACAGCAATGAAGCGCCGAGTTATTATATGTGGCGGTTGCTTGACCAGGGCCGTGAGCCTTTGAGAAAGCATATGGCAAAAATGGCTGGATGTGATGCAGAGGAAGTTGCTATTAACCGCAATTCATCAGAAGGATTAGAGACGGTGATTTTTGGGTTACAGTTAAAAGCTGGTGATGAAGTAGTGGCAGCAAAGCAAGATTATCCAAATGTCGTGAATGCTTATAAGCAGAGAGAAATGCGGGATGGAATAAAAATGAACTGGATAAATCTCGAACTGCCAAGTGAGGATGAAAATTATTTAGTGAGCCAGTATGTAAAAGCATTTACACCAAAGACAAAAATTGTACATATCACGCATATCATCAACTGGAATGGACAGATACTACCGGTGAAAAAGATCGCTGCAGAGGCGCATAAGCGGGGAATTGAAGTAGTGGTAGATGGTGCACATAGTCTTTTTCATTTCGATTTTAAAATTTCGGACCTTGACTGTGATTATTTTGCAAGCAGCCTGCATAAATGGTTGTATGCGCCTATTGGTAGCGGTATGTTGTATGTGCGGAAAGAAAAGATCAAGAGCATATACCCGATGTTTGCAATGGGTGATCCGATGAAAGATGATATCCGAAAATTTGAAGCATTAGGTACAAGACCTTTCTTTATTGAACAAGCAATTAGTAAAGCATTAGAATTTCATGAAATGATCGGCAATGAAAGAAAGGAAAAGCGATTGCACTATTTAAAGAATTACTGGTTTGATAAAGTAAAAAATACACCAAAAGTAAAACTGCATACTTCCTTTTCTCCTAAATGGGGCTGCGCCATCGGTAATGTTTCTGTAGAAGGTAAAAAGCCAGCCGAACTGGATTCATACCTGCTTGATAAATATAAAGTGCATACCGTAGGAATTGAATGGGAGAATATAAAAAGTGTGAGAGTAACTCCGAATGTATATACTACTACGAATAACCTCGATATATTGGTAGAAGGAATAAACACATTTGCAAAGACATGATTTATTATTTCTGATTTCGCAAGCAGAATGAACGGGTGTTACCAATTTTTATAATGAAAGCCAATTAAATTACAGTTTGATTTTCTTTCATGCCCACACTCCAAAACCGAAAAATAAATTTACTACAGGCTACTACTATCAACATGATTGATATGGTTGGTATCGGCCCCTTTGTGGTAATGCCTTTTGTAGTAAGCCAGTTCAACAGCGGATTATTTTTATGGGCATGGATATTCGGCGCTGTGACTGCATTGGTTGATGCAATGATCTGGAGTGAACTTGGCGCAGCTTATCCATTGGCGGGAGGTACTTATAATTTTCATCGCATTGCTTTCGGCGAGAAGTATGGAAAACTGATGAGCTTTTTGTTTGTATGGCAAACAGCAATTCAGGCGCCGCTGGTCGTAGCTTCCGGTGCCATCGGCTTTGCACAATACCTTACTTATATTGTTGATTTGAGTTTTATTGAACAAAAAATTGTTTCAGGGTCATTGGTGATCTTAGTTTTCATTTTGCTATACAGAAAAATAGAAGCGATTGGAAAAATTTCAGTCGCAATGGGTATAGTGGTTGTGTTGACTATTACTTGGATCATTATCAGTGGGCTTTCAAATTTTCATAACCCGGTTAAACTGTTACCAGAAGCCAGCGAATCATTTTTCAGTTTAGCATTTTGGGCAGCGGTGGGACATGCTTCTGTAAAAACAGTTTATAGTTATTTGGGATATTATAATGTTTGTCATCTCGGCAGCGAAATAAAAAGACCGGAGGTGAATATTCCAAGGAGTATTTTTATTTCTATTGCAGGCATCACTTTGCTCTACCTGTTAATGAATATAAGTGTGATGGGAGTAGTGCCATGGCAATCTGTAAAACCTGATGATAAATATTTGGTTAGTTCATTTATGGAACAGCTGCACGGGCCGCAGGCAGGTATTATTGTTACTGTTTTGATCTTGTGTATTGCCCTTTCATCTTTGTTTGCAGTTGTGCTGGGTTATTCGAGAGTGCCTTATGCAGCTGCTGTCGACGGTAATTTCTTTAAAATATTTTCAAAGCTGCATCCCACCAAAAACTTTCCTTACATCTCACTCATATTTCTTTGTGCACTCGGTTTTATTTTCAGTTTATTCATGAAGCTGAGCGAAGTGATCTCGTCCATTCTTGCCATGCGCATCATTGTACAATTTATCGGGCAGGGTGTAGGTGTTTCGTTATTGCGGAAAAGATTTGGCTCAAAGAATCTTCCTTTTAAAATGTGGTTGTTTCCACTGCCTGTGATTGTTTCTATTTGTATCTGGCTTTTTCTTTTATTCTCTACCGGTTGGTTTGCTTTGTGGGGGAGTTTGATAGCCGCAGCAGGAGTGGTAGTCTATTTTATGGTGAATAGAATTACCCAACGTACAAGTGAGTGACACAACGAAATTTTAATAGTAGTACTACAGTTTGTGCCCTAATTTTCCACATATTCACAAAATGTTTGGTATAGTAAATACGTTATAATCATTCTGATTATATTTGAAAAAATCAAACCCTTTTGAATGATTGTTCCTAAAGGAAAACTGATTGCAGTTGGCGGCGCTGAAGATAAAGGCGCTGACTCCGAAACCGGGGAAATTCACCGCAATAATCTTAATTTTTTTGAACTACAGATACTTCGCCGTGTGGTGGAAGAGGCTGGCGGCATCAATGCAAGGATCGAAATTATCACCACAGCTTCTACGATCCCCTATGAGGTCGGCGAGAATTATATGAATGCATTCGGCAAGATCGGTTGTGTGAACGTGGGTGTAATGCATATACGTAACCGCCAGGATACAGCAAATTCAGAGTATATTGAACGAATAAAAGTATGTGATGCCGTAATGTTCAGCGGTGGTAATCAATTAAGATTAAGTGTAACGGATGGGGGTACCGAGTTTCTTTCCATCATGAAGAAACGCTATATGGAGGAAAATTTCCTTATCGCCGGAACGAGTGCAGGCGCCATGGCTATGAGTAAAACAATGATCTATGAAGGCAATGCAACAAGGGCACACCTGAAAGGCGAAGTGAAAATGACAAGCGGTCTCGGGTTTATTGATACGATCATCATCGACTCGCATTTTGAAAAGCGGGGACGTTTTGGAAGATTGGTACAGGCTGTTGCGACAAATCCTTCATCTATTGGTATTGGACTTGGAGAAGATACTGGTATGCTGATCACTGAAGGGAATAAAATGGAAGCGATTGGCAGCGGGCTGGTGGTAATTATTGATGGGCATGATATTTTACACTCCAATATTGCAGATATACCGGATGGCAATCCTGTTTCAATTGAAAATCTGAAAGTTCATTTCTGCGAAAAAGGAAACGGCTACATTATTAATGAAAGAAAATTCTTAATGGAAGCCAGTGATGGTGCCGTTGTAAAGAAACAGGTGGATGTAGAGTAAGTTTTGATTTTAATGTTAAATATGGGAGCATTCTTTGATGAAAGGATGCTTTTTTAATATAAATCCTGTTATCTTCATTTCCCCTTTTCCGTCCTTTGTCACTATTTTAATTCAGCCCCTTCACCTTTTAAAAAAATCAACAATTATGAAATTGAATCAGAAACTATTCTTGCTGTTTGCAGCAGGCGCAATGTTATTTATTACTGCATGCAATACAAAAACCGCTATCGAAGAAAAGCCGCCATTGATACCGGTGGAAGAATTTTTTAAGAATCCTGAAAAATTCAGCTGGCAGATATCTCCCGATGGAGAATATATTTCTTACCTATCGCCTTATAAAGGCCATACGAATGTGCATGTTCGGAAAATATCAGACACAGTTGGTGTTCCTGTTACCAATGATACTTTGCGTAATATCTGGACCTATCAATGGAAAGGTAACCGCATTCTTTACCTGCAGGATGTTGGCGGTGATGAGAACTTCCAATTGTTTTCAGTTGCTATTGATGGCAAAGATGTAAAAGCACTAACGCCTTTTGCTAAAGTGCGGACAGGCATATTGAATGACCTGAGGTATGTAGCCGGTAAAGAAAAAGAAGTAATGATAACAATGAATAAGCGGGATGCAAGGTTTTTTGATCCTTATAGTGTGAATATTGAAACTGGCGAGCTGAAGGTGCTTTTTCAAAATGATAAAAACTATGATGGCTGGTTTACCGATAACGATGGAGTGATCCGCATTGCTACAAAGACAGACGGAGTAAATACAACTTATTTTCAACGTGCATCTGAAACAGAACCTTTCGATTCTTTTCTGAACACAAGCTTTAAAGATATTTTTGGCATCCAGTTTTTTACGTTTGATAATAAAAATATTTATGCCGCTTCCAATATCGGTCGGGATAAAACAGGGATCATCGAGTATGACCTTTCAACTAAAAAAGAAGTAAGAGAACTATACAGCAATCCTGACTATGATGTTGACGGGTTAGGCAAATCTCAAAAAAGAAAAGTACTGACTGCAGTTTATTATACTTCCTGGAAAGGTGAGCAACATTTCCTGGATAAAGAATCAGAGGATGAATATAATAAAATGAAGAAAAAATTTGATGGTTACGAAGTAGGCATTTATGGCAGTAATAATTCAGAAGATAAATCCATCGTAGCGATAGGAAATGATAAACTTGCGGCACGTTATTATTTCTATGATAAACAATCAGGCGAAACAAAATTATTAGGCGAAGCTTTTCCACGGTTGAATGAAAAAGATATGGCAACTACAAAACCGATAGAATATAAATCAAGGGATGGATTAACAATACATGGATATCTTACTTTACCAAAAGGAGTGGATCCGAAGAATATCCCTGTAGTAGTAAATCCGCATGGTGGCCCGTGGGCAAGAGATTCATGGGGCTTCAATTGGGAGGCACAATTCCTTGCAAATCGTGGTTATGGCGTATTGCAAATGAATTTCCGCGGTTCAACCGGTTATGGAAAGGAATTCTGGATGAAGAGTTTCAAACAATGGGGCAAAACAATGCAGGATGATATAACAGATGGTGTGCAATGGTTGATAAAAGAAGGAATTGCAGATCCGAAACGAGTTGCTATTTATGGCGGCAGTTATGGCGGTTATGCAACATTGGCCGGCGTTGCATTTACTCCTGATCTTTATGCCGCAGCTGTTGATTATGTCGGCGTAGCCAATATGTTCACATTTATGAAAACAATTCCTCCTTACTGGGAACCTTATAAAGCTATGTTTTATGAAATGGTTGGTGATCCTGTAAAGGATAGTGCTTTACTGGCAGCCGCATCACCTGTAATGCATGCAGATAAGATTAAAACACCTTTGTTTGTAGCACAAGGAGCTAACGATCCGAGAGTAAATAAAGACGAAAGTGACCAAATGGTAGAAGCATTAAAGAAAAGGGGCGTAGATGTGGAGTATATGGTAAAGAATGATGAAGGTCATGGTTTTCAGAATGAAAACAACCGAACCGATTTTTATAAGTCGATGGAAAAGTTTTTTGCAAAACACCTTACAGAGAAAAAAGAGGAATCAAAAAAACAATGATCATTTCGCAATAACTAATTAAAGTCCCGCACACAACGGGACTTTTTTATTTATCTTGTCCTCAAAATTTATTGGATGAAAAACATTTTAATCGTCGGTTTAGTTTTTATCACAATGTCATTCAGCTATCAGAAAAAGAACAAAGTAATATTCTTCGGTGATTCGATCACGCAGGCAGGTGTTCAGCAAGGTGGTTATATAGTTCGCATTGATAGTATGAGTCATGTTGAAGGAAAATCTGCTCAATATGAGTTTGTCGGTGCCGGTATTGGCGGCAATAAAGTGTACGATCTATACCTGAGAATGGAGAATGATGTATTGGCAAAAACTCCTGATATTGTTTTTATATACATTGGTGTAAATGATGTGTGGCATAAAACAACATCGGGCACAGGCACAGATCCGGATAAATTTGAAAAATTTTACCAGGCTATTATTGATAAACTGGTCGCAAAGAATATTAAAGTGATCCTTTGCACACCGGCTGCAATAGGAGAGAAGACCGATTTCAGTAACCCTCAGGATGGCGATATGAATTATTACAGTAATATCATCCGGAATATCGCATTAAAGAACAAATTGACACTGGTTGATCTGAGGAAATTATTTCTTGAGTATAACCTGAAAAACAATAAAGAAAATAAAGACCGCGGTATTCTTACAACCGATAGGGTACACCTGAATTCAACAGGTAATCAATTAGTAGCAGATGAAATGTGGAAAGTGATAAAAAAGTTATAAGAGGCCTTTGTCAGATTCCCATTTGCGGGAAGACTTACCTTCATGTTCTATTACAGTGAAATTATTTTCAGTCGCCCATTTCAACACTTTTTTACGTAATAGCTTGGGATAAAAATGGGTAGCAATATTTTTGCTGTTTGAGTATTCCGGGAACAAACCGATCATACTTAATACATCATATGATGCTGCCGCACATCGCATACCAAATATTGCATAATCATAAGGTGTGTGCTTTGATAAGGAGTCAAAGAGCAACTGTAGTTCTGAAAATTGATCGACCGATACAGGAATAAATACTGTTGTCCACTTCGTGTTTGTAGTATCCCAGTATATTGAATTGTTTAATCTGAATCCGCCCGATGGTTTTTTATCTTTTGGAAATAAAGGATTATTGCCGGGCATAAAGTCCAGCACTTTGTCGCCGGCTTCTATATTTACATGGCCACCTTTTATTCCTCCGAATTTTTTTGCTTCTATGTCTTTATATCCTTTTGCGGGTTTAGAGCCGTAAAGAAAATTTAGTCTGATAAAATGAATTAAACTGTCGTTTGCTGAACAACATGTAAAAAAACTGAATTGGAGTATTAGCAAAGCTATCCGCATAGAATCCTGGAATGAAATTTAAAGCAATTTAACTCAGTATATCTTTAATCAGCGTATGCTGTTAAACAATTAACTTTTTTATCAGGTTTGAGATTTCTTCAGGCTGGTTCATGATCATCAGGTGGGTTCCTTTTTCAACCACATAATCAGCTTTTACCCTTCGGCAGGGAAGCAATTTGTCAGAACGGCCATGTATATGAATTATATTTTGTGGCACAACATTGTTTTTCCAGTAAAGTATTGAATGAATAGCCCACCTGGTAAAGCGGGTATCTGAATCATTCAGTATTTGTTTAAAAAGTTCTTTTTGTTTTTCTCCTTTTGGGCCGAAAAACAAACTACGGAATAAAGCAGCTTTTTTAAGCAGTGTCTGAGGCACCCATTTGTATACCGGTAAGTATTTGCCTGCCCTGTAAAGAGATGGAAATTCATTTGCAGTTTTATTGCTTGAAATAATAATTGCTTTTATACCAGGGTCGGCTTTTGCCATTTCAGTAACAAGCATACCGCCAAATGAAACACCGATTATAATTGGGTGTTCCCCGCTGATCTGTTTTCTCAATCTCAATGCATAAGCTGCTAATGATTCATCCGGTAGTGGCTGTATCCAGTCAAT
This window contains:
- the cphA gene encoding cyanophycin synthetase, coding for MNILEIKVLKGPNYWSVRRNKLIQMKLDLEEKENMPTNKIPGFRERLEKLLPSLYEHRCSVGKPGGFFERVDEGTWMGHVIEHIALEIQTLAGMDTGFGRTRTPEGEKEGVYYVVFSYMEEDAGVYAAKASVRIAQALIDGKDYDLAEDIQNMRVIREDTRLGPSTGCIVDEAAKRGIPFIRLNKQSLVQLGYGVNQKRIRATIASTTGNIAVDIACDKEETKQLLEAAEIPVPRGTVIRTEEGLKEAIEKYGYPLVIKPIDGNHGKGNTTNITTWEQAVKALEAAKVYGRNVIIEKFITGFDFRCLVINYKFICAALRTPASVVGDGKHDIKWLIEEINKDPRRGYGHEKVLTQITIDQFTQKMLDDANITLETIPAKGERVLLKPTANLSTGGTSTDVTDEVHPANIFMFERIAKIIGLDICGIDVMATDLRTPVSENGGAILEVNAAPGFRMHIEPSEGLARNVAEPVVDMLFPKGSAGRIPIIAITGTNGKTTTTRLTAHIAKSAGKKVGYTTSDGVYIQNQLMMKGDCTGPISSQFVLKDPTVDFAVLECARGGILKSGLAFQNCEVAVVTNVAADHMGLGGIHTLEAMGKVKAVVPETAFPHGYAVLNADDDLVYKMKDDLKCNIALFSMDENNPRIKEHAAENGLSCVFENGFVTIMKGAWKIRVLDVKKIPLTYEGKAVHNINNCLPAVLATYLFRDITIEDIRTGLQTFIPSESLTPGRLNFFHFKNFTMLADFAHNPHGLKLLCDFVSKLDYPMRIGVISGTGDRRDEDIRELGEISANYFDEIIIRCDKNLRGRTADEIIDLLKEGIEKVNPHIPVMTIPNEDQALDYIYENPKQGALYTIMCDVVARALDKIRELKEREEREEKPLAFSR
- a CDS encoding alpha/beta hydrolase, giving the protein MSDNPAISLQKVYFISGLGADKRTFSLLDLSFCNPVFIDWIQPLPDESLAAYALRLRKQISGEHPIIIGVSFGGMLVTEMAKADPGIKAIIISSNKTANEFPSLYRAGKYLPVYKWVPQTLLKKAALFRSLFFGPKGEKQKELFKQILNDSDTRFTRWAIHSILYWKNNVVPQNIIHIHGRSDKLLPCRRVKADYVVEKGTHLMIMNQPEEISNLIKKLIV
- a CDS encoding cyanophycinase, whose product is MIVPKGKLIAVGGAEDKGADSETGEIHRNNLNFFELQILRRVVEEAGGINARIEIITTASTIPYEVGENYMNAFGKIGCVNVGVMHIRNRQDTANSEYIERIKVCDAVMFSGGNQLRLSVTDGGTEFLSIMKKRYMEENFLIAGTSAGAMAMSKTMIYEGNATRAHLKGEVKMTSGLGFIDTIIIDSHFEKRGRFGRLVQAVATNPSSIGIGLGEDTGMLITEGNKMEAIGSGLVVIIDGHDILHSNIADIPDGNPVSIENLKVHFCEKGNGYIINERKFLMEASDGAVVKKQVDVE
- a CDS encoding S9 family peptidase, producing the protein MKLNQKLFLLFAAGAMLFITACNTKTAIEEKPPLIPVEEFFKNPEKFSWQISPDGEYISYLSPYKGHTNVHVRKISDTVGVPVTNDTLRNIWTYQWKGNRILYLQDVGGDENFQLFSVAIDGKDVKALTPFAKVRTGILNDLRYVAGKEKEVMITMNKRDARFFDPYSVNIETGELKVLFQNDKNYDGWFTDNDGVIRIATKTDGVNTTYFQRASETEPFDSFLNTSFKDIFGIQFFTFDNKNIYAASNIGRDKTGIIEYDLSTKKEVRELYSNPDYDVDGLGKSQKRKVLTAVYYTSWKGEQHFLDKESEDEYNKMKKKFDGYEVGIYGSNNSEDKSIVAIGNDKLAARYYFYDKQSGETKLLGEAFPRLNEKDMATTKPIEYKSRDGLTIHGYLTLPKGVDPKNIPVVVNPHGGPWARDSWGFNWEAQFLANRGYGVLQMNFRGSTGYGKEFWMKSFKQWGKTMQDDITDGVQWLIKEGIADPKRVAIYGGSYGGYATLAGVAFTPDLYAAAVDYVGVANMFTFMKTIPPYWEPYKAMFYEMVGDPVKDSALLAAASPVMHADKIKTPLFVAQGANDPRVNKDESDQMVEALKKRGVDVEYMVKNDEGHGFQNENNRTDFYKSMEKFFAKHLTEKKEESKKQ
- a CDS encoding G-D-S-L family lipolytic protein produces the protein MSFSYQKKNKVIFFGDSITQAGVQQGGYIVRIDSMSHVEGKSAQYEFVGAGIGGNKVYDLYLRMENDVLAKTPDIVFIYIGVNDVWHKTTSGTGTDPDKFEKFYQAIIDKLVAKNIKVILCTPAAIGEKTDFSNPQDGDMNYYSNIIRNIALKNKLTLVDLRKLFLEYNLKNNKENKDRGILTTDRVHLNSTGNQLVADEMWKVIKKL
- a CDS encoding aminotransferase class V-fold PLP-dependent enzyme; this translates as MSDNRRKFLKKAGAFSALSIFTALTKPMWARNLDAALKNAEGIPPDDLASEEDFWYYIQQSFTISPYLINLNNGGVSPAPKTVQEAMKRYYDYSNEAPSYYMWRLLDQGREPLRKHMAKMAGCDAEEVAINRNSSEGLETVIFGLQLKAGDEVVAAKQDYPNVVNAYKQREMRDGIKMNWINLELPSEDENYLVSQYVKAFTPKTKIVHITHIINWNGQILPVKKIAAEAHKRGIEVVVDGAHSLFHFDFKISDLDCDYFASSLHKWLYAPIGSGMLYVRKEKIKSIYPMFAMGDPMKDDIRKFEALGTRPFFIEQAISKALEFHEMIGNERKEKRLHYLKNYWFDKVKNTPKVKLHTSFSPKWGCAIGNVSVEGKKPAELDSYLLDKYKVHTVGIEWENIKSVRVTPNVYTTTNNLDILVEGINTFAKT
- a CDS encoding amino acid permease encodes the protein MPTLQNRKINLLQATTINMIDMVGIGPFVVMPFVVSQFNSGLFLWAWIFGAVTALVDAMIWSELGAAYPLAGGTYNFHRIAFGEKYGKLMSFLFVWQTAIQAPLVVASGAIGFAQYLTYIVDLSFIEQKIVSGSLVILVFILLYRKIEAIGKISVAMGIVVVLTITWIIISGLSNFHNPVKLLPEASESFFSLAFWAAVGHASVKTVYSYLGYYNVCHLGSEIKRPEVNIPRSIFISIAGITLLYLLMNISVMGVVPWQSVKPDDKYLVSSFMEQLHGPQAGIIVTVLILCIALSSLFAVVLGYSRVPYAAAVDGNFFKIFSKLHPTKNFPYISLIFLCALGFIFSLFMKLSEVISSILAMRIIVQFIGQGVGVSLLRKRFGSKNLPFKMWLFPLPVIVSICIWLFLLFSTGWFALWGSLIAAAGVVVYFMVNRITQRTSE